From Drosophila yakuba strain Tai18E2 chromosome 2L, Prin_Dyak_Tai18E2_2.1, whole genome shotgun sequence, one genomic window encodes:
- the LOC6526703 gene encoding fidgetin-like protein 1 isoform X2 gives MSDEQNSWRTQLLLICQQTRSCSESTHFAVLKDHYARLLTCESTEKAMMERLERCQQTIRKSRRTSPGITCADSMFEMPPDAAFEPKCRGSYESCEATEVASSDLQAAPLEVASTNPIKQSIKARPEEHLPKKRINSTTETDAPPYPTENSPQSGFGFRTAREQLILDDLKKKSRQATSEMDTVPSGMMNFRKKTLGGKRTVSSNFVSPVAHNENSTSSRCSSIPPALAHLDSKMVEQILGESMHDFKPVAWEDIAGLESAKSTFLEAIIMPLRRPDLFTGVRCPPRGVLLFGPPGTGKTLIAKSIASQAKAKFFSINPSSLTSKWVGDAEKLIIFIDEVDSLLSKRSGNENESTLRLKNEFLIHLDGAASNEEIRVLVIGATNRPQELDEAVRRRFVRRLYVPLPTMEARQKIIEKLIRQVKHSLDGMQITELAELTDGYSGADVDTLCRYASMAPLRSLTPDQMEVIETHQLPAVTMDDFKQALRVISKSVSAEDCKQFEAWNEIYGVRH, from the exons ATGAGCGACGAACAGAACTCGTGGCGCACCCAACTGCTGCTGATATGCCAGCAAACCAG ATCCTGCAGCGAGTCCACCCACTTCGCTGTTCTGAAGGATCACTACGCCAGGCTGCTGACATGCGAAAGCACGGAGAAGGCAATGATGGAGCGCCTGGAGCGCTGCCAGCAAACAATACGAAAGAGTCGCAGGACGAGTCCAGGGATTACCTGTGCAGACAGCATGTTCGAGATGCCTCCTGATGCGGCTTTTGAGCCCAAATGCAGGGGCTCCTACGAGAGTTGCGAGGCAACAGAGGTTGCCTCCAGTGATCTGCAGGCTGCGCCGTTGGAAGTTGCAAGTACTAACCCGATTAAACAGTCCATTAAGGCAAGACCGGAGGAGCATCTCCCGAAAAAAAGGATTAATTCCACAACGGAGACAGATGCGCCACCATACCCGACAGAGAACTCGCCCCAAAGCGGCTTTGGCTTTCGCACTGCCCGGGAGCAACTTATCCTGGACGATTTAAAG AAAAAGAGTCGACAGGCGACAAGTGAAATGGATACTGTCCCATCTGGAATGATGAATTTCCGGAAAAAAACGCTGGGTGGAAAGCGAACAGTTAGCTCTAACTTCGTATCGCCCGTGGCGCATAATGAGAATTCCACGAGCTC ACGGTGCAGCAGCATACCGCCCGCATTGGCCCACTTGGATTCCAAGATGGTGGAGCAAATTCTCGGCGAAAGCATGCACGATTTCAAGCCTGTCG CTTGGGAAGATATTGCCGGTCTGGAATCTGCAAAGTCCACATTCCTCGAAGCCATTATCATGCCTCTCCGGCGGCCTGACTTGTTCACTGGAGTGCGGTGTCCACCGCGAGGCGTTCTGCTGTTCGGACCACCTGGCACTGGCAAGACACTCATTGCCAAGAGCATTGCTTCCCAGGCAAAGGCCAAATTCTTCAGCATTAATCCGTCCAGTCTGACCTCAAAGTGGGTTGGCGATGCCGAGAAGCTG ATAATATTCATAGATGAGGTGGATTCCCTGCTGTCCAAACGTTCGGGAAACGAAAACGAGAGCACTCTACGCCTGAAAAACGAGTTTCTCATTCACTTGGACGGTGCCGCAAGTAATGAGGAAATCCGAGTGCTGGTAATAGGAGCCACCAACCGACCGCAGGAGCTGGATGAGGCGGTGCGTCGGCGATTTGTACGGCGTCTGTACGTTCCCTTACCCACGATGGAAGCGCGTCAAAAGATCATAGAAAAGTTAATTCGGCAGGTGAAGCACAGCCTGGATGGCATGCAAATTACCGAGCTGGCTGAGCTTACCGATGGTTATTCGGGGGCGGACGTGGATACGCTTTGCCGCTATGCATCCATGGCTCCCCTTCGCTCATTGACTCCCGACCAAATGGAGGTCATAGAAACGCATCAG CTGCCTGCCGTAACCATGGATGATTTTAAGCAGGCGCTACGGGTTATATCTAAAAGTGTTTCTGCAGAGGACTGCAAGCAATTTGAGGCCTGGAATGAAATCTACGGCGTTCGACATTAA
- the LOC6526703 gene encoding fidgetin-like protein 1 isoform X1 → MSDEQNSWRTQLLLICQQTRSCSESTHFAVLKDHYARLLTCESTEKAMMERLERCQQTIRKSRRTSPGITCADSMFEMPPDAAFEPKCRGSYESCEATEVASSDLQAAPLEVASTNPIKQSIKARPEEHLPKKRINSTTETDAPPYPTENSPQSGFGFRTAREQLILDDLKKKSRQATSEMDTVPSGMMNFRKKTLGGKRTVSSNFVSPVAHNENSTSSRCSSIPPALAHLDSKMVEQILGESMHDFKPVAWEDIAGLESAKSTFLEAIIMPLRRPDLFTGVRCPPRGVLLFGPPGTGKTLIAKSIASQAKAKFFSINPSSLTSKWVGDAEKLVKTLFAVAAAHQPAIIFIDEVDSLLSKRSGNENESTLRLKNEFLIHLDGAASNEEIRVLVIGATNRPQELDEAVRRRFVRRLYVPLPTMEARQKIIEKLIRQVKHSLDGMQITELAELTDGYSGADVDTLCRYASMAPLRSLTPDQMEVIETHQLPAVTMDDFKQALRVISKSVSAEDCKQFEAWNEIYGVRH, encoded by the exons ATGAGCGACGAACAGAACTCGTGGCGCACCCAACTGCTGCTGATATGCCAGCAAACCAG ATCCTGCAGCGAGTCCACCCACTTCGCTGTTCTGAAGGATCACTACGCCAGGCTGCTGACATGCGAAAGCACGGAGAAGGCAATGATGGAGCGCCTGGAGCGCTGCCAGCAAACAATACGAAAGAGTCGCAGGACGAGTCCAGGGATTACCTGTGCAGACAGCATGTTCGAGATGCCTCCTGATGCGGCTTTTGAGCCCAAATGCAGGGGCTCCTACGAGAGTTGCGAGGCAACAGAGGTTGCCTCCAGTGATCTGCAGGCTGCGCCGTTGGAAGTTGCAAGTACTAACCCGATTAAACAGTCCATTAAGGCAAGACCGGAGGAGCATCTCCCGAAAAAAAGGATTAATTCCACAACGGAGACAGATGCGCCACCATACCCGACAGAGAACTCGCCCCAAAGCGGCTTTGGCTTTCGCACTGCCCGGGAGCAACTTATCCTGGACGATTTAAAG AAAAAGAGTCGACAGGCGACAAGTGAAATGGATACTGTCCCATCTGGAATGATGAATTTCCGGAAAAAAACGCTGGGTGGAAAGCGAACAGTTAGCTCTAACTTCGTATCGCCCGTGGCGCATAATGAGAATTCCACGAGCTC ACGGTGCAGCAGCATACCGCCCGCATTGGCCCACTTGGATTCCAAGATGGTGGAGCAAATTCTCGGCGAAAGCATGCACGATTTCAAGCCTGTCG CTTGGGAAGATATTGCCGGTCTGGAATCTGCAAAGTCCACATTCCTCGAAGCCATTATCATGCCTCTCCGGCGGCCTGACTTGTTCACTGGAGTGCGGTGTCCACCGCGAGGCGTTCTGCTGTTCGGACCACCTGGCACTGGCAAGACACTCATTGCCAAGAGCATTGCTTCCCAGGCAAAGGCCAAATTCTTCAGCATTAATCCGTCCAGTCTGACCTCAAAGTGGGTTGGCGATGCCGAGAAGCTGGTAAAGACATTGTTTGCCGTGGCCGCTGCACATCAACCAGCT ATAATATTCATAGATGAGGTGGATTCCCTGCTGTCCAAACGTTCGGGAAACGAAAACGAGAGCACTCTACGCCTGAAAAACGAGTTTCTCATTCACTTGGACGGTGCCGCAAGTAATGAGGAAATCCGAGTGCTGGTAATAGGAGCCACCAACCGACCGCAGGAGCTGGATGAGGCGGTGCGTCGGCGATTTGTACGGCGTCTGTACGTTCCCTTACCCACGATGGAAGCGCGTCAAAAGATCATAGAAAAGTTAATTCGGCAGGTGAAGCACAGCCTGGATGGCATGCAAATTACCGAGCTGGCTGAGCTTACCGATGGTTATTCGGGGGCGGACGTGGATACGCTTTGCCGCTATGCATCCATGGCTCCCCTTCGCTCATTGACTCCCGACCAAATGGAGGTCATAGAAACGCATCAG CTGCCTGCCGTAACCATGGATGATTTTAAGCAGGCGCTACGGGTTATATCTAAAAGTGTTTCTGCAGAGGACTGCAAGCAATTTGAGGCCTGGAATGAAATCTACGGCGTTCGACATTAA
- the LOC6526704 gene encoding facilitated trehalose transporter Tret1 isoform X1: MDGVQLVAHSTGVISGRSQCSELQAVCSQALPFDIGYKMCLPKRVGGPAIQSVATALGNILCFNFGLMFGITPAHMTLYESEERTPLNQATDPAGTAWLTGYLFLSAAVGALVSGFLALKIGPKSVLLCSGLLQISAWACIHFGNDIVHIYASRLFAGVASGAAFVVLPIFINEIAESREKAARLTFTIELWRTLGILIGFVLGFYVPYAFVNIVGCAVSFVFTMTFPFVQESPHYYLRKNNMASLEKSLRWYRGIRDIDDREKPEYLSELDEFHAELRSRDKNVASTPMSHSYIIRLTFVSFLLTVCAKLSGVFVELNYAADFLGRTGYSTETNYVVLASAQCIGALLARLVGPRLPRKLLLCFSSLFAAAAVIALALFKAYGQFWLLGNWADRYLPIVLLAIQLAVVSFGLYPLAAVVSSEVLPTKLHDLLYSLASAVSWLLLFGMIEAFNAVKATIAPGLVLYLWVFAGASIFVGLVSLPLLPETRNRRPSAVQRKLGYVDDGGVAKGSAVTNGHIATHI, from the exons ATGGATGGGGTTCAACTGGTGGCGCATAGTACGGGTGTTATCTCTGGACGA AGTCAGTGCAGTGAATTGCAGGCGGTTTGCTCCCAGGCTTTACCATTCGATATTGGATACAAAATGTGCCTGCCGAAAAGAGTGGGTGGCCCGGCCATCCAGAGTGTTGCCACGGCTTTAG GCAACATTCTCTGCTTTAACTTTGGCCTCATGTTTGGTATCACTCCGGCGCACATGACGCTCTACGAATCGGAGGAGAGGACTCCCTTGAACCAGGCCACCGATCCAGCGGGAACTGCGTGGCTGACAGGATACCTCTTCCTCAGTGCCGCTGTGGGAGCCTTGGTCTCCGGATTCCTGGCCCTGAAAATCGGTCCCAAGTCCGTGCTTCTCTGCTCTGGACTGCTCCAAATT TCTGCTTGGGCCTGCATCCATTTTGGCAACGACATAGTGCACATCTACGCCTCCCGTTTATTTGCGGGCGTGGCATCCGGCGCCGCATTCGTGGTGCTACCTATATTTATCAATGAGATTGCCGAGTCGCGTGAGAAGGCAGCCCGGCTCACTTTCACCATTGAGCTGTGGCGCACGCTGGGCATCTTGATTGGATTTGTCCTGGGCTTCTATGTGCCCTACGCCTTCGTGAACATCGTGGGCTGTGCCGTGTCCTTTGTTTTCACCATGACGTTCCCCTTCGTGCAGGAGAGCCCCCACTACTATCTGCGCAAAAACAACATGGCCAGCTTGGAGAAGTCGCTGCGCTGGTATCGCGGCATCCGCGACATCGACGATCGCGAGAAGCCGGAGTACCTCAGCGAGCTGGACGAGTTCCACGCGGAGCTGCGGAGCAGGGACAAGAACGTGGCCTCCACGCCCATGTCGCACAGCTACATCATCCGGCTGACATTCGTCAGCTTCCTGCTGACCGTGTGCGCCAAACTGAGCGGCGTATTCGTGGAGCTGAACTACGCAGCCGACTTTCTCGGACGCACTGGCTATTCCACGGAAACCAATTACGTGGTTTTGGCCAGCGCTCAGTGCATCGGAGCGCTCCTCGCACGGCTCGTTGGTCCGCGTTTGCCGCGAAAG CTCCTGTTGTGCTTTTCATCGCTTTTTGCTGCCGCAGCAGTCATTGCATTAGCACTATTCAAGGCTTACGGACAATTTTGGTTGCTGGGCAACTGGGCTGATCGGTATTTGCCCATTGTTTTGCTGGCCATCCAGCTGGCTGTGGTCAGCTTTGGCCTTTATCCCCTGGCCGCAGTTGTTAGCAGCGAGGTTCTGCCCACTAAG CTCCATGACTTGTTGTACTCACTGGCATCTGCTGTATCGTGGCTCCTGCTCTTCGGCATGATAGAG GCATTCAATGCGGTCAAGGCCACAATTGCCCCCGGACTGGTGTTGTACCTGTGGGTCTTTGCCGGAGCCTCCATCTTCGTGGGTCTTGTTTCGCTGCCACTTCTGCCGGAAACCCGCAACCGTCGTCCTTCGGCGGTGCAGCGCAAACTGGGCTATGTGGACGATGGCGGAGTGGCCAAGGGATCGGCGGTGACGAACGGACACATCGCCACCCACATCTGA
- the LOC6526704 gene encoding facilitated trehalose transporter Tret1 isoform X2, whose amino-acid sequence MCLPKRVGGPAIQSVATALGNILCFNFGLMFGITPAHMTLYESEERTPLNQATDPAGTAWLTGYLFLSAAVGALVSGFLALKIGPKSVLLCSGLLQISAWACIHFGNDIVHIYASRLFAGVASGAAFVVLPIFINEIAESREKAARLTFTIELWRTLGILIGFVLGFYVPYAFVNIVGCAVSFVFTMTFPFVQESPHYYLRKNNMASLEKSLRWYRGIRDIDDREKPEYLSELDEFHAELRSRDKNVASTPMSHSYIIRLTFVSFLLTVCAKLSGVFVELNYAADFLGRTGYSTETNYVVLASAQCIGALLARLVGPRLPRKLLLCFSSLFAAAAVIALALFKAYGQFWLLGNWADRYLPIVLLAIQLAVVSFGLYPLAAVVSSEVLPTKLHDLLYSLASAVSWLLLFGMIEAFNAVKATIAPGLVLYLWVFAGASIFVGLVSLPLLPETRNRRPSAVQRKLGYVDDGGVAKGSAVTNGHIATHI is encoded by the exons ATGTGCCTGCCGAAAAGAGTGGGTGGCCCGGCCATCCAGAGTGTTGCCACGGCTTTAG GCAACATTCTCTGCTTTAACTTTGGCCTCATGTTTGGTATCACTCCGGCGCACATGACGCTCTACGAATCGGAGGAGAGGACTCCCTTGAACCAGGCCACCGATCCAGCGGGAACTGCGTGGCTGACAGGATACCTCTTCCTCAGTGCCGCTGTGGGAGCCTTGGTCTCCGGATTCCTGGCCCTGAAAATCGGTCCCAAGTCCGTGCTTCTCTGCTCTGGACTGCTCCAAATT TCTGCTTGGGCCTGCATCCATTTTGGCAACGACATAGTGCACATCTACGCCTCCCGTTTATTTGCGGGCGTGGCATCCGGCGCCGCATTCGTGGTGCTACCTATATTTATCAATGAGATTGCCGAGTCGCGTGAGAAGGCAGCCCGGCTCACTTTCACCATTGAGCTGTGGCGCACGCTGGGCATCTTGATTGGATTTGTCCTGGGCTTCTATGTGCCCTACGCCTTCGTGAACATCGTGGGCTGTGCCGTGTCCTTTGTTTTCACCATGACGTTCCCCTTCGTGCAGGAGAGCCCCCACTACTATCTGCGCAAAAACAACATGGCCAGCTTGGAGAAGTCGCTGCGCTGGTATCGCGGCATCCGCGACATCGACGATCGCGAGAAGCCGGAGTACCTCAGCGAGCTGGACGAGTTCCACGCGGAGCTGCGGAGCAGGGACAAGAACGTGGCCTCCACGCCCATGTCGCACAGCTACATCATCCGGCTGACATTCGTCAGCTTCCTGCTGACCGTGTGCGCCAAACTGAGCGGCGTATTCGTGGAGCTGAACTACGCAGCCGACTTTCTCGGACGCACTGGCTATTCCACGGAAACCAATTACGTGGTTTTGGCCAGCGCTCAGTGCATCGGAGCGCTCCTCGCACGGCTCGTTGGTCCGCGTTTGCCGCGAAAG CTCCTGTTGTGCTTTTCATCGCTTTTTGCTGCCGCAGCAGTCATTGCATTAGCACTATTCAAGGCTTACGGACAATTTTGGTTGCTGGGCAACTGGGCTGATCGGTATTTGCCCATTGTTTTGCTGGCCATCCAGCTGGCTGTGGTCAGCTTTGGCCTTTATCCCCTGGCCGCAGTTGTTAGCAGCGAGGTTCTGCCCACTAAG CTCCATGACTTGTTGTACTCACTGGCATCTGCTGTATCGTGGCTCCTGCTCTTCGGCATGATAGAG GCATTCAATGCGGTCAAGGCCACAATTGCCCCCGGACTGGTGTTGTACCTGTGGGTCTTTGCCGGAGCCTCCATCTTCGTGGGTCTTGTTTCGCTGCCACTTCTGCCGGAAACCCGCAACCGTCGTCCTTCGGCGGTGCAGCGCAAACTGGGCTATGTGGACGATGGCGGAGTGGCCAAGGGATCGGCGGTGACGAACGGACACATCGCCACCCACATCTGA
- the LOC6526705 gene encoding facilitated trehalose transporter Tret1, which produces MSSTGGDKYQYLAAISVNIITISYGAFCGWPSSSFLELSSESSPLETGPLSPTDQGWVASSMCLGGLIGSFLFTWLADKIGRKWCLMWMALPNLVGWVIIPFASNPMHLIIARFIGGAAGGGCFTVIPIYVAELASDNIRGILGVFLVLTCNFGLLLAFILGYYFNYAQVSWIVSSLSFVFVGCFWFMPETPQHLAKVNKIEEAEQALRYYRNIKSSPAKELSEELQLELQKLKTTEKTAADGDDDDGAATGVTWSDFAGGKTGKAFLIGLGLISFNQLCGCFAMVNYTAVIFQQAGSNLPPTVAAIIVGAIQLLGTYASTVLVERLGRKILLLVSAVGIGLGQSAMGTYSYFQMLGYPVASYSWVPLAGFSFMLFLAAVGLLSLPFLVVSEIMPQKVRSTAIMILMSALWLISTCTIKLMPVFTASLGMHGTVFMFASLSFLAAIFIAIFVPETKGKTVEAILASL; this is translated from the exons ATGAGTTCCACTGGTGGTGACAAGTACCAGTATCTGGCTGCCATAAGTG TAAACATCATAACGATTTCCTATGGCGCATTTTGCGGTTGGCCATCCTCCAGTTTCCTGGAGCTTTCATCCGAGAGTAGTCCTTTGGAGACGGGTCCTTTGAGTCCAACGGATCAGGGATGGGTGGCGTCGAGTATGTGCTTGGGTGGCCTGATAGgcagttttttgtttacctGGCTGGCGGACAAAATCGGCAGGAAATGGTGCCTCATGTGGATGGCGCTTCCCAATTTG GTGGGCTGGGTGATAATACCCTTTGCGAGCAACccaatgcatttaattatcgCTCGATTTATTGGCGGTGCCGCTGGCGGTGGCTGCTTCACGGTAATTCCCATTTATGTAGCTGAACTGGCCTCCGACAA CATTCGCGGTATTTTGGGCGTCTTTTTGGTGCTGACGTGCAATTTCGGTCTCTTGCTGGCTTTCATTCTTGGCTACTACTTCAACTATGCCCAAGTGTCCTGGATTGTGTCCTCGTTGTCCTTTGTGTTCGTCGGCTGCTTCTGGTTCATGCCGGAGACACCGCAGCACCTGGCCAAGGTGAACAAGATTGAGGAGGCGGAGCAGGCGCTGCGCTACTACCGCAACATCAAATCGAGTCCGGCCAAGGAACTCAgcgaggagctgcagctggagctgcagaagCTGAAGACCACCGAGAAGACCGCTGCGGATGgcgacgatgacgatggcgcAGCTACCGGCGTGACTTGGTCCGACTTTG CTGGGGGCAAGACTGGCAAGGCATTCCTAATCGGACTCGGACTGATAAGCTTCAATCAGCTGTGCGGATGCTTCGCCATGGTGAACTATACGGCCGTGATTTTCCAGCAGGCGGGCTCCAACCTTCCGCCCACGGTGGCCGCCATCATAGTGGGTGCCATCCAATTGCTGGGCACCTACGCATCCACCGTTTTGGTGGAGCGTCTGGGTCGGAagatcctgctcctggtcTCCGCAGTGGGCATCGGACTGGGCCAGAGTGCGATGGGCACGTATAGCTACTTCCAGATGCTCGGATACCCTGTGGCATCGTACAGCTGGGTGCCCCTTGCCGGGTTCTCCTTCATGCTGTTCCTGGCTGCGGTTGGACTGCTCTCCCTGCCATTCCTGGTGGTATCGGAGATTATGCCGCAGAAGGTGAGGAGCACCGCCATAATGATTCTAATGTCGGCGCTCTGGTTGATTTCCACCTGCACCATAAAG TTGATGCCGGTTTTCACCGCAAGCCTAGGAATGCATGGAACCGTCTTCATGTTCGCCAGCTTATCCTTCCTAGCAGCTATTTTCATCGCCATTTTCGTGCCCGAAACCAAGGGCAAGACAGTTGAAGCCATCTTGGCCAGTCTCTAg